A DNA window from Citrobacter tructae contains the following coding sequences:
- the rpoS gene encoding RNA polymerase sigma factor RpoS, protein MSQNTLKVHDLNEDAEFDENGVEAFDEKALSEEEPSDNDLAEEELLSQGATQRVLDATQLYLGEIGYSPLLTAEEEVYFARRALRGDVASRRRMIESNLRLVVKIARRYGNRGLALLDLIEEGNLGLIRAVEKFDPERGFRFSTYATWWIRQTIERAIMNQTRTIRLPIHIVKELNVYLRTARELSHKLDHEPSAEEIAEQLDKPVDDVSRMLRLNERITSVDTPLGGDSEKALLDILADEKENGPEDTTQDDDMKQSIVKWLFELNAKQREVLARRFGLLGYEAATLEDVGREIGLTRERVRQIQVEGLRRLREILQTQGLNIEALFRE, encoded by the coding sequence ATGAGTCAGAATACGCTGAAAGTTCATGATTTAAATGAAGACGCGGAATTTGATGAGAACGGAGTAGAGGCTTTTGATGAAAAAGCCTTGAGTGAAGAGGAACCCAGTGATAACGACCTGGCTGAAGAGGAGCTGTTATCGCAAGGGGCCACACAGCGTGTGTTGGACGCGACTCAGCTTTACCTTGGTGAGATTGGTTATTCACCACTGTTAACAGCCGAAGAAGAAGTTTATTTCGCGCGTCGCGCACTGCGTGGAGATGTTGCCTCTCGCCGCCGCATGATTGAAAGTAACCTGCGTCTGGTGGTGAAAATAGCCCGTCGTTATGGCAATCGTGGTCTGGCTTTGCTGGATCTGATTGAAGAGGGCAATCTGGGGCTTATCCGTGCCGTCGAGAAGTTTGACCCGGAACGCGGGTTCCGCTTCTCAACATACGCAACCTGGTGGATCCGCCAGACGATCGAACGGGCGATTATGAACCAAACCCGTACGATCCGACTGCCGATCCACATTGTAAAAGAGCTGAACGTCTATTTGCGTACCGCGCGTGAGTTGTCGCATAAACTGGACCACGAACCGAGCGCAGAAGAGATTGCTGAACAACTGGATAAACCGGTTGATGACGTCAGCCGTATGCTCCGACTCAACGAGCGCATTACCTCGGTAGACACCCCGCTGGGTGGCGATTCCGAAAAAGCGTTGCTGGATATTCTGGCCGATGAAAAGGAAAACGGTCCGGAAGACACCACGCAAGACGATGATATGAAACAGAGCATCGTCAAATGGCTGTTCGAACTGAACGCCAAACAGCGTGAAGTGCTGGCACGTCGTTTTGGTCTGCTGGGGTATGAAGCTGCGACACTGGAAGATGTGGGCCGTGAAATTGGTCTCACCCGTGAACGTGTTCGCCAGATTCAGGTTGAAGGTCTGCGTCGTCTGCGTGAAATCCTGCAGACACAGGGGCTGAATATCGAAGCGCTGTTCCGCGAGTAG
- a CDS encoding non-oxidative hydroxyarylic acid decarboxylases subunit D: MICPRCADEQIEVMAKSPVKDVWTVYQCQHCLYTWRNTEPLRRTSHEHYPQAFRMTQKDIDDAPIVPSIPPLLAEDKR, from the coding sequence ATGATTTGTCCACGTTGTGCCGATGAACAGATTGAAGTAATGGCTAAGTCGCCAGTGAAAGATGTGTGGACGGTATATCAGTGTCAGCACTGCCTGTACACCTGGCGTAATACCGAACCGCTCCGTCGCACCAGCCACGAACATTATCCGCAGGCGTTCCGTATGACGCAGAAAGATATTGATGACGCGCCAATAGTGCCGAGCATTCCACCGCTGTTGGCAGAAGATAAGCGTTAA